In a single window of the Streptomyces sp. NBC_00353 genome:
- a CDS encoding serine/threonine-protein kinase: MRPVGSKYLLEEPLGRGATGTVWRARQRETAGSEAAVAGQPGETVAIKVLKEELANDADVVMRFLRERSVLLRLTHENIVRTRDLVVEGDLLALVMDLVDGPDLHRYLRENGPLTPVAASLLTAQIADALAASHADGVVHRDLKPANVLLSERDGQMHPMLTDFGIARLADSPGLTRTHEFVGTPAYVAPESAEGRPQTSAVDIYGAGILLYELVTGRPPFSGGTALEVLQRHLSEEPRRPTTVPAPLWTVIERCLSKDPDRRPSAENLARGLRTVAAGIGVHANSAQIAAADGVGALLAPDPAPPAVPGTQGAADPTQVLPSNAGAYDPNAATSVMQHAPGQGYGQGQGGYADPTAVMPPVPTRPEGPPQPDGPHPWQSQLQAARDRNEQTQVQYLDPSQDPLRRRPQRQQPRPQQAQQPQQQRPQHQQYGQQPQQQQQYPQRRQQQQYPQQQQPQRQQYAPPQQPPPQQPAPRQPREPRQRSANPTKIPGLGCLKGCLFTVVLLFVAGWLIWELTPLQDWVAQGKSYWQAIGDGISAATDWLSKLGDSGAN; this comes from the coding sequence GTGCGGCCGGTAGGCAGCAAGTACCTGCTCGAGGAGCCGCTGGGACGCGGCGCCACGGGCACCGTCTGGCGTGCCCGCCAGCGGGAGACCGCAGGGTCCGAGGCGGCAGTCGCGGGTCAGCCCGGCGAGACCGTGGCGATCAAGGTCCTCAAGGAGGAGCTCGCCAACGACGCGGACGTCGTGATGCGGTTCCTGCGCGAGCGCTCCGTGCTGCTGCGGCTCACCCACGAGAACATCGTGCGCACCCGTGACCTGGTCGTGGAGGGCGATCTCCTCGCCCTCGTGATGGACCTGGTCGACGGCCCCGACCTGCACCGCTACCTCCGCGAGAACGGCCCGCTCACCCCGGTCGCGGCCTCGCTCCTCACCGCCCAGATCGCGGACGCGCTCGCCGCCAGCCATGCCGACGGCGTCGTCCACCGCGACCTGAAGCCGGCCAACGTCCTGCTCTCCGAGCGCGACGGCCAGATGCACCCGATGCTCACCGACTTCGGCATCGCGCGGCTCGCCGACTCCCCGGGGCTGACCCGGACCCATGAGTTCGTCGGCACGCCCGCCTATGTGGCGCCGGAGTCCGCCGAGGGCCGGCCGCAGACGTCCGCGGTCGACATCTACGGTGCGGGCATCCTGCTGTACGAGCTGGTCACCGGGCGGCCGCCGTTCTCCGGCGGCACCGCCCTCGAAGTGCTGCAGCGGCACCTCAGCGAGGAGCCCCGCCGCCCCACCACCGTCCCGGCACCGCTGTGGACAGTCATAGAGCGCTGCCTGAGCAAGGACCCGGACCGGCGGCCCAGCGCCGAGAACCTGGCCCGTGGGCTGCGTACCGTCGCGGCCGGCATCGGCGTGCACGCCAACTCGGCCCAGATCGCCGCCGCCGACGGGGTGGGCGCCCTGCTCGCCCCCGACCCGGCGCCCCCTGCGGTCCCGGGGACCCAGGGTGCGGCCGACCCGACACAGGTGCTGCCGAGCAATGCGGGTGCGTACGACCCGAACGCGGCGACCAGTGTCATGCAGCACGCCCCCGGCCAGGGATACGGGCAGGGCCAGGGCGGGTACGCCGACCCGACCGCGGTCATGCCGCCCGTGCCGACGCGCCCGGAAGGCCCGCCGCAGCCCGATGGCCCGCACCCGTGGCAGTCCCAGCTGCAGGCGGCCCGCGACCGCAACGAGCAGACGCAGGTCCAGTACCTCGACCCGAGCCAGGACCCGCTGCGCCGCCGCCCCCAGCGCCAGCAGCCGCGGCCCCAACAGGCCCAACAGCCCCAGCAGCAGCGGCCGCAGCACCAGCAGTACGGACAACAGCCCCAGCAACAGCAGCAGTACCCCCAGCGCCGTCAGCAGCAGCAGTACCCGCAGCAGCAGCAGCCGCAGCGCCAGCAGTACGCGCCCCCGCAGCAGCCGCCGCCCCAGCAGCCGGCCCCGCGCCAGCCCCGCGAGCCGAGGCAGCGCAGCGCCAACCCGACGAAGATCCCGGGCCTCGGCTGCCTCAAGGGATGTCTGTTCACCGTGGTGTTGCTGTTCGTCGCGGGCTGGCTGATCTGGGAACTGACGCCCCTGCAGGACTGGGTGGCCCAGGGCAAGAGCTACTGGCAGGCGATCGGTGACGGGATCTCGGCCGCCACCGACTGGCTCTCCAAACTGGGCGACAGCGGCGCCAACTGA
- the prfB gene encoding peptide chain release factor 2, with product MAVVDISEELKSLSSTMGSIEAVLDLDALRADIAALEEQAAAPSLWDDPDAAQKITSKLSHLQAEVRKTEALRGRIDDLAVLFELAQDEADADTLAEAETELESVRKALDEMEVRTLLSGEYDSREALVNIRAEAGGVDAADFAEKLQRMYIRWAERHGYKTEVYETSYAEEAGIKSTTFAVQVPYAYGTLSVEQGTHRLVRISPFDNQGRRQTSFAGVEVLPVVETTDHIEIDESELRVDVYRSSGPGGQGVNTTDSAVRLTHLPTGIVVSCQNERSQIQNKASAMNVLQAKLLERRRQEEQAKMDALKGDGGNSWGNQMRSYVLHPYQMVKDLRTEFEIGNPEAVFNGEIDGFLEAGIRWRKQREK from the coding sequence GTGGCAGTCGTCGATATTTCCGAAGAGCTGAAGTCCCTCTCCTCGACCATGGGGTCGATCGAGGCCGTCCTGGACCTGGATGCGCTGAGGGCGGACATCGCCGCGCTCGAGGAGCAGGCGGCGGCGCCGTCCCTCTGGGACGACCCGGACGCGGCACAGAAGATCACCAGCAAGCTTTCGCACCTCCAGGCCGAGGTCCGCAAGACCGAGGCCCTGCGCGGTCGCATAGACGATCTTGCGGTCCTCTTCGAGCTCGCGCAGGACGAGGCCGACGCCGACACCCTCGCCGAGGCCGAGACGGAGCTGGAGTCCGTCAGGAAGGCGCTCGACGAGATGGAGGTCCGTACCCTCCTCTCCGGCGAGTACGACTCCCGTGAGGCGCTGGTCAACATCCGGGCCGAGGCCGGTGGCGTCGACGCCGCCGACTTCGCCGAGAAGCTCCAGCGCATGTACATCCGCTGGGCCGAGCGGCACGGCTACAAGACCGAGGTCTACGAGACGTCGTACGCGGAAGAGGCCGGCATCAAGTCGACCACCTTCGCCGTGCAGGTTCCGTACGCCTACGGCACGCTCTCCGTCGAGCAGGGCACCCACCGGCTCGTCCGGATCTCGCCCTTCGACAACCAGGGCCGCCGCCAGACGTCCTTCGCGGGTGTCGAGGTGCTGCCGGTGGTCGAGACGACCGACCACATCGAGATCGACGAGTCCGAGCTGCGCGTCGACGTGTACCGCTCCTCCGGCCCCGGTGGCCAGGGCGTCAACACGACCGACTCCGCGGTGCGCCTGACCCACCTGCCGACCGGCATCGTCGTCTCCTGCCAGAACGAGCGCTCGCAGATCCAGAACAAGGCGTCCGCGATGAACGTCCTCCAGGCGAAGCTCCTCGAGCGCCGCCGCCAGGAGGAGCAGGCCAAGATGGACGCGCTCAAGGGCGACGGCGGCAACTCCTGGGGCAACCAGATGCGTTCGTACGTCCTCCACCCGTACCAGATGGTCAAGGACCTGCGTACGGAGTTCGAGATCGGCAACCCGGAAGCGGTCTTCAACGGCGAGATCGACGGCTTCCTGGAGGCGGGCATCCGCTGGCGCAAGCAGCGGGAGAAGTAG
- a CDS encoding serine/threonine-protein kinase codes for MARNIGSRYTAHQILGRGSAGTVWLGEGPEGPVAIKLLREDLASDQELVGRFVQERAALLKLDHPHIVGVRDLVVDGNDLALVMNLVRGTDLRTRLDRERRLAPEAAVAIIADVADGLAAAHAAGVVHRDVKPENILLDMEGPLGPGGSHPALLTDFGVAKLIDTPRRTKATKIIGTPDYLAPEIVEGLPPRAAVDIYALATVLYELLAGFTPFGGGHPGAVLRRHVTETVVPLPGIPEELWQLLVQCLAKAPASRLRASELAARLREQLPHLAGIPPLDVDEPDTEPEPQPYDEQQYTPNPDEPRRRGAVPLVPGASPDSNRDTHTSMRVPAPDELSGGPRGTARAPRAPGQPRPGSARNKSAAIRKRRITLGAVAIVLCAALGVGGWLALSGNDADATPQDSGSSAPAVP; via the coding sequence TTGGCACGGAATATCGGCAGCCGGTACACCGCCCACCAGATCCTGGGGCGCGGCAGCGCCGGCACGGTGTGGCTCGGCGAGGGTCCTGAGGGCCCCGTAGCCATAAAGCTCCTCCGTGAGGACCTCGCGTCCGACCAGGAGCTGGTCGGACGCTTCGTCCAGGAGCGAGCCGCCCTGCTCAAGCTCGACCACCCGCACATCGTCGGCGTCCGCGACCTCGTCGTTGACGGCAACGACCTGGCGCTGGTCATGAACCTGGTACGCGGCACGGATCTGCGCACCCGCCTCGACCGCGAGCGCCGCCTCGCCCCCGAGGCAGCGGTCGCGATCATCGCGGACGTGGCCGACGGCCTCGCCGCCGCGCACGCCGCCGGAGTGGTGCACCGCGACGTCAAGCCGGAGAACATCCTGCTCGACATGGAGGGCCCGCTCGGCCCCGGCGGTTCGCACCCGGCACTGCTCACGGACTTCGGGGTCGCGAAGCTCATCGACACCCCGCGCCGCACCAAGGCCACGAAGATCATCGGTACGCCGGACTATCTGGCCCCCGAGATCGTAGAGGGTCTCCCGCCGCGCGCCGCCGTGGACATCTACGCTCTCGCGACGGTGCTGTACGAGCTCCTCGCGGGCTTCACACCGTTCGGCGGTGGCCACCCCGGCGCAGTGCTGCGCCGCCACGTCACGGAGACAGTGGTCCCGCTCCCCGGCATCCCCGAGGAACTCTGGCAGCTCCTGGTCCAGTGCCTGGCCAAGGCCCCGGCCTCCCGGCTGCGCGCCTCCGAGCTCGCGGCCCGCCTGCGCGAACAGCTCCCGCACCTGGCCGGCATCCCGCCCCTCGACGTCGACGAGCCGGACACCGAACCGGAACCGCAGCCGTACGACGAGCAGCAGTACACCCCCAACCCCGACGAACCCCGCCGCCGCGGCGCGGTCCCGCTGGTCCCCGGCGCGTCCCCCGACTCCAACCGTGACACCCACACGAGCATGCGCGTCCCCGCCCCGGACGAACTCTCCGGTGGCCCCCGGGGCACCGCCCGGGCCCCGCGCGCCCCGGGCCAGCCGCGCCCCGGCTCGGCCCGGAACAAATCGGCCGCCATCCGCAAACGCCGCATCACGCTCGGCGCAGTGGCGATAGTGCTGTGCGCGGCACTGGGCGTCGGCGGCTGGCTGGCCCTGAGCGGCAACGACGCGGACGCGACACCACAGGACTCGGGGAGCTCGGCACCGGCGGTGCCGTAG